Part of the Quercus robur chromosome 5, dhQueRobu3.1, whole genome shotgun sequence genome, tgagccccaaaaacaGCCCCTACAATTATAATTCTAACTTAATGAGAACATTAAATCACAAGTATTATGAAAACTTagcataaaaacaaacaaggaaAACCTGTTATCTCCAGTAACACCTTCACTTCTCCGTATTCTTGCCAAGGCTAAAAGTGATAACCCACATTTCAAAGTCTCTACCTAATTCAATAAAAGAGTAAATAAATCAATACCCATTTCTTTGATTACCTAAAAGAATGACATACGTCTATTCATTTGATAGGTAAGATTGAACCTAAGACCTACCAAACTGAATGTTGCACATAAATTACACCTGAACCCTTAAAATTTGTAGTGGTAATACTATACTCGTACTTGCCATTTCTTTTGACCACACAATAAGTATAATTTGTGAGCTCGTAAGAAGTGTCAATGCAACTACCACAATGATCctataacaaaaacaaacaaaattatataatttacttGCTAGTCTCTCTAAATTAAAACTTGGATTTTGATtagaatttgaaggaaaaaaaaaaaaaaagaagaagaaggatactTGAGCTTCCATTTGGACCAGTCAATGGGGGTATCTCCCAAGGTGGGTAGATCAGTCACTGAAAGAGCTTTCTGGCTTTCTATGATGTCTACGCCACCATTACCATCTTCATCctttcccccaaaaaaataaatatataaattaaggaGAAAATTTGGTTAAAAGCTTATTTaacatctttttattggatgtgaatttctccattagattaaattttctttttatatttttcatatttgcaaaatttctaaaaaaaaatcaaagattaatagttatatcattaatcaaatgtttaaatttttaattttttatagcctaaaattatacacaaaagataagtttattaataaaatagtatataatatctaattagcacaaaatttgacataattatttagattttcaaaatatgtaatcatttttttttttttttttttggaattgtaGCAATTGGCTACAAGCTTGCAACCAAGCTTGTAGCGAAACTTTGTCCATAAATTAAATAGAGGTGTATATGTATGGGTACCACATGAgtgaagaggaaaagaaaggtacttgatctttgagttttcTATATTCCATTTCCATATCTTCGTGTCCTTTTcagaaatctctctctctctctctctcagattcTGTTTTGGATTCACATGGCTAGATAGCAAAGGCGCATTTTCTGAAAACACGAAACAAACTAACAAAGTGCAACTCGGCTCAATAATACAACTAATATTTTTCTGTATGCATTATTATTCTTTGGTtttcaaaagaaatcaaatttagaAGACGCttctcaaaccaaaaaaaaaaaaaaaaaaaaaaaatcaaattgaaaagaTATATATAGTAAAGTGTCTTGAAATAATTCAAATGGTACTcgtttatatttttaataaaggcATTAAGGGCTCAAGATGGTGTTAGTTTAGGAACAATTTATCTAGTTTTTTTTGCGGAAAACCTTTTAGTGAAAGTAAtgtaaataaaaagtaaaaattaaataaagtaagTAGATAACTCATGTGAGACttgcaaataatttaaaaaaaaaaggttataaaCTAGTTTATAAGAAGCACCAAGTTCGAGTCAAATATGGTGGACAGGTCTGTAGCAGCATCAGTTTCCTTCCCAGAGCTGATCCGTATGGTGCAGTCAAGGCAGCATCAGTTACCGTTGTTTGCTACCATAGCATGGTCAATTTGGCACCACCGGAACAAATCACGCCTTCAGCAGAGCAGCTTGCCTTTGAATAAAATTGCGGGGTATGCAAAGGAGTACATCAGGGGCTTTAAAAATCTACAGCAGCAGCAACAAATAGtatgcagaaaaattcaaaCGAGGAAGTGGAGTCCTCCGGGTTCAGGTATGATGAAGACAAATTTTGATGGAGCCTTGTTTGGAGAATCTGATCAGGCAGGTCTTGGAGTGGTGATTCGTAATTCTGAAGGACAGGTTATGGCGACCCTTTTGGAAAAGATCCAAAAACCACATTCAGTCCAGTCTGTAGAACTGCTGACAGCAAGGAGGGCAGTCACTTTCTGCATTGAAACAGGTTTTCAGAATTCCATCTTCGAAGGTGATTCTGAGCTGGTTATCAAATCGCTTCGGGGGAAGGGGTTGGTAAACTCACAAGATGGACACATAATTAAGGACATTTTGTCTTATGCAAACTCTCTACAgagtttctctttctctcatgtcAGTCGGCAAGGAATGCAGTAGCACATGCCTTAGCCCAGAGAGCTAGattatcttttcctttattaGCTTGGATGGAGTCTGTTCCTCCAAACATTTCTTCTTTCGTTGTATCTGATTTACCAGTTATTCAATAATAGAAAGtttcttccttctcaaaaaaaaaaaaaaaaaaaaaaagttcgaCTCAAATATGTACTAGTAGACAGAGATACTAAAATTAAGAATGATTAGGAGGTTTTACATAAGATTGGCAATTCATGTTTAACTATATAGGTCAACCCaaacacattttatttattaatagttttaacttttaagaccCATCAAGCCTAACAATCAACTAAGCAACACAATTTGGGTAACCTTTTAACAAATAGGCCAAGTTGCCATGTTGATGACCCAAATATGGCTTTTTTCAAACctttttaacaattaataattaaacaaaaacttcTAACAGTTATATTGATAATGTAACAATATTAAAgataacaatattaaaatagaaaGCCACATAATGACATGgtagatataaataaatataattatttggaaatatattaagtttgaaattattgcacttactaaAGAATAGCTAATACAACTATTTTAGaaaggaataattattcttcattttaaagaatagctatttataaggaatgactattccttgtaataaaaacataaccaaactaaaaaatagctaaaccttaaaaataattattacattacaatgcctattacagtctaccacaCATGCCCTAAGAATTTACTACcttaacaatttgtaaaaatgttgtaaaaaagtttgtaattatagtattactcttaaaaaaatcaatgatattattaaggaaggcaaagtataattttataaaacaaaattactaaaatttatatatatatatatatatatctctctctctctctctctctctctctctttgtcacGTTCCAAACCTGATACCcggatttgtgaccatgaccggcatgttaatatcaagcctaaaccttgtattaacaagaaccaactaAACTTTTTATAAAAGCTTTTACAAGAGCTTCCCTCTTTCTTATCattcttgtttctttactttttgAGATAATTTTTCACTTGATATTCAGAGCATCTATACTGTACCCAAAGAATAACATAATCCACCTATCATTCAATTTCCACactttcacataatacatctcttaatactttaaggtacACAACTTTTATTAGGtcctaaaatacacaatacCACAAAACTAAACATCAGATACAAATTTGGGATCTAtacatttaaaaactaaaaccaGTTCCTTCCAAAACTCGACTAAGGCTCCctctgctccaaaataaaacctgtTGATTGAAAGAGTAgaaggggtgagctacacaACTCAGTAAAGATAAGATacatgagaatttaataaggatgcatgtaaatcaaatcaTTCCATTCTATGAATATTCGAATAGGAGAACAacttttcatgcatagtattttatactatttataataataacttatacgctcttcataggaaaataattgttctcctttttttatcagaataatattaccaaaacctttcggatttaatttctttcatttcttacaaTATCACCAAATATAATATTGATTGtttaaaatcaatatatatatgtattctcattacaaaataatcattttaacttaaatcagataattgGTAACTTTGTCTTAAACTAGAAACATCTTGCcaaataagaaaacttttctttataaaattcttttcataaaatattataactttcatGGTCATAAAACTTAACGTTTCATAAAGAACAGATATCTGATAATTTTAACATAAACTTGTACTTTCATCagattctttatttttaaagcaCAACAGAACTTcagaaacttttatctttaaagaaCAAGTTTTCTTTTCCACATAAACTTCTTTTCATGaaagcttttaacttttcataatgcatttaaacaaaatcattctctcatgatcaataatataatatagcTGTTCATAACATATTGGTTAGTCCATATCTGATAAGTCTGTACAGAGAAGGCCTCATCATATTTGGGTGCTCTCGtgtgcatgatattgtcctctttgggaGGCCTGATGGCATATCCCCTCAAGGTTTTGTTCCTCCCCGCCATCCATACACATTGGGGAGAAGGCCTTGTTCAGATTAAAGTTATGGGCAGCccccatttcctctactttaaataGCTAAACAGATAAACATTTTTCATGGAAAACTAATAATTTAACCCCTACTAGCTGAGTTCAGATTACTAGAGTACATAACCCGAAAACATTTCATACTTATACATCATACTGAAATTCATAGtttgcataacatttcataataaaagcatttccattattttctttaaacatcatgttcgtgGAATTAGTAATAGCATAAATATGcttaaattatatacataaggTTTTGAAAGCTTACGAGCATATCTTTGTCTAAAACATGATTACATGTCATATCTCTTATAAAAAaccttttaatgcataatacactttaaaataacctcatgacttaTCAAATGCTCATATAACTTATCCTTTACCTGAAAGCAGAGGAACcgtgtgagagtgctttttctctagcactcaggcccaaggatcctaggcCAAATTGTTgtagtttggtggactgggctttgattcaccgcagctaaaaGGCTGTTTAAGAATTAAGTGGTGCACATGGCATActtcctacaatacacataaactagcaaacgaggatatttgtattgaacaacaattaaaatagcaaaagtaatgcaaaaacaaacagTAAATGCACAAAGTAATGGTTAGGGATCCTCAAATCAATAAGAAATGcttcattgaattttctttattatgattacagtgtgctcactaagacgtgatacaaggttcaagtaagctcaaaaattacagtcttagATGGCTATTGAAGCctttaagacttgcaaagtttgattctttttgaatccgagtatgtactatagtggctgtttctgggataccagGAAGTAATTTACTAATTTCTCTGAGTTTTCTTCTCGACAGAACTTTCTCCTtgattttgttgtaaaattttctCTATCCCCTTTTCGCAATCcttcccccctttttatagtgttattCTAGAGTCCCAGGGAActattggttcccctgttttgccccCTAGGTACCAAAGCCTGTGTTGTGCCCATCGCCCAGAAGGTTCAGTTTTTCCtgttcttcattcttttcttcctttcagTGTTGTTTCTTAGAAAGTCCATGGCTGACTACCTATTTCGGAGTGCACTGAGGTCACGTTCTTCATGGTTCAGCTTTTGGTcgtctttcttctttatcttttttctcaaatgggtGGAATTCCACTCTATCGGTTCGAAAGTCCTTTGCTGCTACTCCCTTTTTTATACCCTTTCATTCTGGTTCCTCGAGGTACCGTCCACTTGCGCTATGAGAAGTCACTTcaggttttcttcttttcttgctgGATCTCTGGTACCTGAGAAGGACGTGCCTTTCCTctgtttcttgtgttcttttggCTTTTTCCTTTGAGCTGTCTTAATCCTTTCTTGACTATGCTACATGCCTCGAGGATCTCGAGCCTTTTGGCagcttctggggatcccgaatctCATTGTCCATTTCTTTCCTGGGATCTTTGTCACTGCCACCTCACCCAGGATTTCTTCACTCAATGGGCTTTCTTCCTTTCCTAGGAATTGAGCCAGCAGATTTGCTATGGCTTGGCTTTTAACAGTCTTGGGGATTTTGATGCCTATGTCATATTGAGAAAGCAGgactagccattgtgctatccttcccgtgagaaggggctggtgtAGGAGTGCCTTTATGGGGTGGAACTTTGTCACCAAAAGGATCTAGTGAGCTAAGAAATACCTTTTCAGCCTCTAGGACGCGTAGATAATTACTAGGTAGGCTTTCTCTATTTTGGGGTACCTAGTCTCGGCGTCTTTGAGTGTCCTGCTTATGTAATAAATAGGTTGCTCGTTCCCATAGTCATCTTCCTGTGCTAGCAAGGCTCCTATTGCCtgggagtttgatgctaagtatagtaATAGAGGTCGCCCACACACTGGCGCTTGGAGGGTGGGCAAATGATTCATGATCTGCTGAATCCTTTGGAAGGCCTTTTGTTGTTCCATTCCCCAGGTGAACTCAGTtccctttttcaatagtttggatAAACCTATCATTACTGAAGCTAATTCaggcacaaatctcctaatataagagacccttcccaggaagcttttgagctCCTTCACCGTTGTCGGTCTTTTCATTGTGGCGATGGCTGTGGCTTTCGCTGGATCTACACTTAtacctttgtgatgtaccagaaacccaaggaactttccagcagacacccCGAAGGCATTTCATGGGGTTCATGCGTAGTTTgtacttcctgcatctttcaaaaacTTGCTAAGTACCCAAAGGTGCTCTGCTCTAGTTTTTGAtttgaccacaatatcatcttCGTAAtcctccatctcctcatgcatcatgttaTGAAAAATAGCTGTCATGGTTCGTTGGTatgtagcccccgcatttttaaggccaaaagGCATTACAGTGTAATAAAAG contains:
- the LOC126728547 gene encoding uncharacterized protein LOC126728547 encodes the protein MVDRSVAASVSFPELIRMVQSRQHQLPLFATIAWSIWHHRNKSRLQQSSLPLNKIAGYAKEYIRGFKNLQQQQQIVCRKIQTRKWSPPGSGMMKTNFDGALFGESDQAGLGVVIRNSEGQVMATLLEKIQKPHSVQSVELLTARRAVTFCIETGFQNSIFEGDSELVIKSLRGKGLVNSQDGHIIKDILSYANSLQSFSFSHVSRQGMQ